The genomic stretch GGATCGAGTTCAAACAACTGCGTCACGCGGCGCGGCCCGTGCGGCATGCAGAACACCAGTCGGCTCGTGCGGCATGCAGAACACCAGTCGGCTCTCGTAAGGGTGCCAGGCGAACTTGGGAGACAGGTTCGTGCCGGAATAGCGGACTCGAATTCGTCGCTCGGCTCCGCCGGCATCGACCAAGACCAACTGCTCCTGCCCCTGCAGACTGATGCCCTTGAAGCAGATCTGCTTGCTGTCGGGTGACCAGCAGCCAACACACGTACTCGCCTCGCGCCGCCGACATCCCCAGCACCGTGGACTCGACCCAATTACCCGAGTGCCGCCGTTCGATCACGGTCATCCGCAGCCGCCGCGCGTAGGCCGCAAGCATCGCCGGCGTGGCGTCGGTCGAGCCGTCGTCGACCGCAATCACTTCGATCGTGCCGTCGTCTTGCCGGGCAACGCTTTCCAGAGCCTGGTCGACGAAGCCCGCGCGATTGAAGGTCGGCATGATGACGGAAAGCCACGGGCGTGTCATGACTCAATCGCTGATGCTCGAGAAATTCCGGAAGCATTTCATTCTGCCGCGTCCTCCGGCAAAAAAATGCCGTGTCGCGTGGCCGTGTACGGAGCGTCGACCGGATAACCTTTTGGCTTCGCCGCTACGTCGATCGACTTCCCGTCAAATTGAGCGAAGAGAGCCGCCGACGTAAGGCGGAAGGTGCCAAACGACCACTGCTTATCTGAGCATTCCAGCAGCAACCCCATCTCCGGATTTGTGCCATTGGCGAAGACGCCCAGTCGCCAGAGAGTCGCATCGACAACGCCCTTGAGTCCTTCGCCGGCTTCGCGGCTCTGGTCGTGGTATCGCAACAACGCATGGTCGGAAAACTTCAGTGCCGATTCGTCTTCGATTTCCGACGAACTCACTTGGAAATCGTCGATCGCGCCACGCATGATCTCCAACCGCCGGGCGGCGCGCTTCTCGGCCTTGGATGGCTGCGTTTCGTCGTCGGCGCCGAGCGCCGGCAAAAACGAATAGGTTGTCACGGTCCACACAATCAAACCGAGCATTTTTCTCATTTGGCGGCTTCCTCATTTTTTCGACGATCGAATATTGTTAGGTTGTCGCAGGTCGCATCACGGCCGCTTTCTCCGGGAGCGGGCCGGGCTGAGGACGGCTCGACTTATCGCTGGCTAGGCCGCGTCCGCCAATTGCCAACACAGCCGCGATTGCCAGCAGATATTGATCGGCCATCGACATCCGCGTGCGAGGTTGGCTTTACACTCGTCCGATCCGCAGCCGCGATCGTAAGACATTCCGTCTTTGCCGTCAAGCAGGCGGCGGTCGCCCGCCAAATAGGGCAGATAGCGTACGATCCTTGATTTCGCGGTGCGAACCAGGAATGATCAGAGGCTCGCACACGTGCGGCTCGCAGCGACCGTCGCTGCCGTCCACGACGTTGCGCAACCCGCGTCATCAGCTCAGAGATTCGATATGACATCACCCTCCGAAACGTCAAACAAACTCACCCGCGGGCATTGGCTCGTGCTGGCCGCGGCGCTCTTGGGCTGGATGTTCGACGGCGTCGAGCAGGGACTTTTTCCCTTGGTAGGCCGTCCGGCGATCGCCGACCTGTTTGGTTACGGCGACCAGCCGCTGCCGGAACAAGAGGAGCAGATCGCGCACTGGTTCGGATATATCATTGCCGCGTATCTGGTGGGAGCGGCCACCGGCGGAGTTCTTTTCGGCTGGCTTGGCGACCGCGTCGGACGAGTGCGGGCCATGACGCTGAGCGTGTTTACCTACGCGATTTTCACCGGGCTGTGCGGAGTGGCCCAGTCGGCCTGGCAGGTGTTCGCCCTGCGGTTCATCGCCTCGCTCGGCATGGGAGGCGAATGGGCGCTGGGCGTGTCGCTGGTCATGGAGGTCTGGCCGAACCAATCGCGCGCGCTGATGGCCGGCCTGATCGGCGCGGCTTCCAACGTCGGCTACTTGATTGATGGCCTGGTGGGCCAGAGAGCAATCAAGAATCTGCCCGCCATCAACGCCTGGCTCGTCAACGCAGGCTTGGGGGCCGAATGGGCCGATGCGCTCACCGCGCACAAAGGCTGGCGGCTGATGATGCTGGCCGGCACCGCCCCGGCGCTGTTGACCCTGCTGATCCGGCTTTTCGTGCCCGAATCGGAACGCTGGCAACAGGAGCGCGGCCGCGGCGGCACGGCACATTGGGCCACCAAAGACCTGCTCGGCGTGTTGCTCGGTTCGCTCGGCCCGGGGCTGATGATTCTCTGTTGGGCCAACGATTATCCGTTGTCTGTCTGCATCGCCGCCACTTTGGGCGGCGTCGCCGTGGCGATCGTCGGATACAGCTATCCGGTCGTCCGTTATTTGCAACGCGAAGCGGCCTTCAGCGGCCGGGCGGCAGCGGAGGCGAAACAGACCCTCGGCCGAATGCTGTTGGCGGCGGCGCTGGCCGGCACGGCGCTGTTGGGCACCTGGGCCTCGGCGCAATGGGCGGCGGCGTGGGCCGATAAGATGACCGGTCAACTCGCGGGGGCGAAGGAACTGACGCAGATGTGGTCGGCCATTGGCGCCATCGTCGGCACCATTGGCGCCGCACTCATCGGTGGCTGGCTGGGCAGGCGGCTCACCTACTCGCTGCTTTGCCTGAGCTCGATCGCCTCTCTCATCTGGTTCTACCAGTTCAATCCGGTCTTCAATTGGCGATTCCTGTTCGGCGGTTTTCTCGTCGGCGTCTGCACGGCGTCGTTTTATGGTTGGCTGCCGCTTTACTTGCCGGAGCTTTTCCGCACCGGCGTGCGAGCGACCTGCCAAGGCTTTGGCTTTAATTTTGGGCGCATCCTGGCGGCGGTCGGCACCTTGCAAACGGCCAATCTCATGAAGCAGTTCGAGGCGGACACCAGCCTTTTCGGCGTCACCTTGACCGGCGGCTATCCCCTGGCCTGCACTTCGATGAGCGTGATCTACCTGGTCGGCCTGACACTGATCTGGTTCGCGCCTGAGACGCGCGGCAAGCCGCTGCCGGAATAGTTCACTCGCGCAGCGACACGGTGCGGCCGCGCGATTCGCCGTCGATGGCGATCTTGTCTTCGCGGGCCAGCCAGCCCAGGGCCAGCATCACCAAATCACGCGGTTCGCCGCTCTGTTTGACGACCTGGGCCATGCTCAGCGGTCCTCGTTCGTCGAGCAGTCGCCAAATCACGCCCGCCGTCTCTCCGATCTGCTGAAAATCGCAAACAACACTCACTGTTGCCATAACGCAACTCCTAGCACATAAAATGCGCGGCCGGCGGCCCGGCCTTGGCACAGCACCGACAAAAACGGCCGGGCCCCATGCACAAGAATATAGCCCGAAAGGCGAAGAAAACTCAAGCCGCGTGAAGTAGAGAACTCGGCCTTGCTCGACTCAGCCCGAACGAGTATCCTGCAGGTCATTTCCGAAAGTGGTTTCCATCGTCAGCCCAAGTGCCGGCCAGTTCAGCGGCGCGAGGCGGCGGAGTTTGGCCTCCGCCGGCCTTTGCCTGCTTGCTCCGTTGGCACTGGCCGGCTGGTTGCGTCCCGATCCAAATGGTTTCGGCACGCACCGGCAGTTGGGGCTTCCGCCGTGTACGTTCGTCTGGTTGTTTGGAGTTCGCTGCCCGTCGTGCGGCATGACCACCTCCTGGTCGCACGCGGTACGCGGCGAATGGATCCAGGCGCTCGGCTCGAACGTGGGCGGAACGTTGCTGGCGGCGGCGGCCATGATCGCGGCGCCCTGGCTGCTGATTTCAGCGGCCAGGGGGCGGTGGTTGCTGGGACGGCCCGGCCACCGCGCGTTGGCGGTGCTGGCGGCCGTGCTGATCGCCGTCACGCTGTTGGACTGGATTTATCGTTTGGGAACTCAAGGATGAGGGATCGAACATGCGGAACACGGTGAAGTGTACGAGTTGGATGGCGATCGTTTGCGCCGCCTTCTGTCTGGCCCAAACCGGCTGCGTCAAACTCATGACCACCGTGGCTTACTTCGTCAAAGGAACGACCGACGACGCCGAGTTCGAAGGCTTCAAAGATAAGCGGGTCGCCATCGTGTGCCGGCCGCTCGTCGAGATGAAATACGGTGCGGGCACGGTCCCCAACGACCTCGCCACGCGCGTCGGCCAACTGCTCAAGCAAAACGGCAAGCGCGTCAAATTGATCAAGCAAAGCGAAGTCAGCAATTGGACCGATGAGAACCCGAACGAGGAACTCTACGCCATCGGCCAGGGCGTCTCGGCCGATTTAGTGCTGGGCATCGACTTGGAGGATTTCAGCCTTTATCAAGGCCAGACGCTGTACCAGGGCAAGTCACAGGTGCGCCTCAGCGTCTGCGACGTACACAGCGACGGCGAGATCATCTGGGAAAAGCCCATGCGGCAAGTGGTCTGGCCCGCACAAGGCGGGCGACCCGCCCAGGAAGAACCGGTGCAGCAGTTCCAGCGAGAGTACGTCGAGATTCTGGCCACCGAGATCGGCAACCACTTCTACGCCCACGATCACTTCAACCGCAATTCCGAACTCGACGAATAGCTCTGCCCCAGCCACCAACCTGCGGCGGTTGAACTATTTTGCGCTGCGCAAGGTTTCGGGCAACGTTGAGCCGAGGAACCGATAGCGGCAATAAGACCGGTCGAAGCGATACATGGCCACACTTGTGGCGGGCGTCGGCTGTCCCGTGTTTTCTCCGGTGAGCATTCGCTGGATCGTCTCGCTCACTGGCAGCGCAATCGTCGAGGGTGGTAAAAGCGGCCGCGGCACGTCATATTGAAAGCCGTCAAAGGGGCCTCCGATAAACTCGATCCGTTGCCGGTCGTTCGGTTCTCGAATCATCTGCGCACTCTCCACATTGAACGCCGGGCATGCACCCCTCTCACTGAATTTACGTGCCATGCCTCCCATTTGCCAAGGGTCGCAATAACCATGCCGGCCATCACGAGACGCTTCCTGACGCTCTTCGGCAGCCCGGCGCTATTGTTGGCCGCGGCCGCGTCGGCGGCCGAACTGAGAATCGAGACCGTGGCCGGCACCGGCAAATCGGAGGATAACGGCCGCCAGGGTACGGCGGCCGAGGTCAACCTCAGCCAACCCTTCGGCGTCGACTTCGGGCCGGATGGCGCGCTTTACATTTGCGAGGTGGGCCATCACCGCGTATGGCGGCTCGACCTGGCCGGTCGTCGTCTGAGCGCCGTGGCCGGCTCGGGACACAAGGGCTACGCGGGCGACGGCGGGCCGGCCACCGAAGCCGATCTCAATGAACCCTATGAAGTGCGCTTCGACAGCCGCGGCGATCTCTATTTTGTCGAAATGCGGAACTGCGTCGTGCGGCGCATCGAGAGTCGGACTGGCCGGATCTCGACCGTTGCCGGCACCGGGCAACCAGGTCTTGGCGGCGACGGCGGACCGGCCACCAAGGCGCTGCTGCGAGATCCCCACAGCATTGCCTTCGATCGGCGAGATCGCCTCTACGTCGCCGACATCGGCAATCACCGTGTTCGCCGAGTAGACCCGGCCACCGGCCGCATCGAAACGATCGCCGGCAACGGAGAAAAGCAGTTACCTGCCGACGGTGTCAAAGCCGCCGGACAGCCGATTCTGGGGCCGCGGGCCCTGAGCATCGTGGGCAACGATCTGTGGATCGCGCTGCGCGAAGGGAACTCGATCTGGCGGCTCGATCTTGTCGACGGCACGCTGCACCGCGAAGCCGGCACGGGCAAGAAAGGTTACTCGGGCGACGGCGGCCCGGCCCTGGAAGCCGCGTTCGACGGCCCCAAGGGAATCGCTTGGGGCAGCGACCCCAGGGAACTGTTCATCGTCGATACGGAAAACCACGCGGTCCGAGCGATGGATCCGCACGTCGACCAAATCAAGACCATTGCCGGTGGCGGTCCGGCGACCGGCGGGTATGCGGGCGACGGCGGGCCGGCGAGCAGGGCCAAGCTCGATCGTCCCCACGGCATCTGCGTCGGCCCCGACGGAAGCATTTACATCGGTGACACGCTGAATCATCGCGTCCGCCGGATCTTTCATTCAGACAAGTAGGGCGATGGCTGGGCTGATTCCGCCCGCTGCGCTTCGCCGGCGATGATCAAGCCGTCGCCATCCAAGTCGAGCGCGCGAAACTTGGCGTTCGTGCCCGGAAACTCTTCGCGGCTGATCTCGCGGTCGCCGTTGACGTCCATGCGCAAAAACCACTTTGGCCGATCGACGGGTGAATTCGCAACCGTTGTTGTCTGGCCGGACGACGGCGTTTCAGGCGGTTGGCCGCGGCCGACGACGATCACGAGCGCCGCCGGCAACTCGTCGGGCGTAATTCGCCCATCGCCGTCCGCGTCGACGCCGCGCAATGCCGAGTTCGCGCCGCGCAGCTCGCGAGTCGTCAAGCGATGATCGTGGTCCGAGTCCAGCAACGAAAAGATGGGGTCTCTTTCGTCGCGGACCTCTGCATAAACCGTGTTGAGCTGGCTCGGCTTGGGCGGCGCGGCCGACTGCCCCTCGACCGACGCCGAGGGAGCGTCGAGGGCGACGCGATCGTCAACCGCAAATCGCACGCGGCATCCGGCCGACGACAAAACCACAGCGCCCGGCGGGTGCGAGGCCGGCAAGCGGATCGAGTCCGCCCGCGGTGAGTAATCAACCAGCGAAAGCTTCGGCAAGGGTCTGTCTTTCTTTCCGAAAGACGCCGACACGACCGCCTGCGGCCCGATGAGAGCGAGGTTGCGAATCTCGTCCGGGCTTAGCCTGCCGTCGCCATCCGCATCGAGGCGCCGCAACCACGACTCGCCGGAAGGAGCGGACTCGCCGTTGGGATAGCTCCGCTGGAGCGCATCGCCGACGACTTTCCAGTCGGCACCTGGGCCAAGCACGAACGCGGCC from Pirellulales bacterium encodes the following:
- a CDS encoding glycosyltransferase family 2 protein; translation: MTRPWLSVIMPTFNRAGFVDQALESVARQDDGTIEVIAVDDGSTDATPAMLAAYARRLRMTVIERRHSGNWVESTVLGMSAARGEYVCWLLVTRQQADLLQGHQSAGAGAVGLGRCRRSRATNSSPLFRHEPVSQVRLAPLREPTGVLHAARADWCSACRTGRAA
- a CDS encoding MFS transporter encodes the protein MTSPSETSNKLTRGHWLVLAAALLGWMFDGVEQGLFPLVGRPAIADLFGYGDQPLPEQEEQIAHWFGYIIAAYLVGAATGGVLFGWLGDRVGRVRAMTLSVFTYAIFTGLCGVAQSAWQVFALRFIASLGMGGEWALGVSLVMEVWPNQSRALMAGLIGAASNVGYLIDGLVGQRAIKNLPAINAWLVNAGLGAEWADALTAHKGWRLMMLAGTAPALLTLLIRLFVPESERWQQERGRGGTAHWATKDLLGVLLGSLGPGLMILCWANDYPLSVCIAATLGGVAVAIVGYSYPVVRYLQREAAFSGRAAAEAKQTLGRMLLAAALAGTALLGTWASAQWAAAWADKMTGQLAGAKELTQMWSAIGAIVGTIGAALIGGWLGRRLTYSLLCLSSIASLIWFYQFNPVFNWRFLFGGFLVGVCTASFYGWLPLYLPELFRTGVRATCQGFGFNFGRILAAVGTLQTANLMKQFEADTSLFGVTLTGGYPLACTSMSVIYLVGLTLIWFAPETRGKPLPE
- a CDS encoding winged helix-turn-helix domain-containing protein, with translation MATVSVVCDFQQIGETAGVIWRLLDERGPLSMAQVVKQSGEPRDLVMLALGWLAREDKIAIDGESRGRTVSLRE
- a CDS encoding DUF2752 domain-containing protein, with the translated sequence MASAGLCLLAPLALAGWLRPDPNGFGTHRQLGLPPCTFVWLFGVRCPSCGMTTSWSHAVRGEWIQALGSNVGGTLLAAAAMIAAPWLLISAARGRWLLGRPGHRALAVLAAVLIAVTLLDWIYRLGTQG